A single region of the Candidatus Sysuiplasma jiujiangense genome encodes:
- the glmM gene encoding phosphoglucosamine mutase, with translation MTGAKKLFGTNGVRGVVNDFLTPGFVMEMGMAIGTHMPGRIAVATDTRTSNIMLKDALIAGILSTGSPVTDAGITPTPALQYFVKSGGFSGGVIITASHNPPQFNGVKAVASDGTEASRETENEIEKVFYGRNFRKAAWNGVGQYAEYSSCGADYISAIASKVDSGAIRKRKFRVVLDCSNGASCYTAPYLMDMLGVEAVTLNASPLGTFPGHESEPTPENLKDLVNAVRITGADLGIAHDGDADRAVFVDEKGNYIPGELSLALTAREIIREKGGGIAVVPVSTPSVVEEAIRPLNGRTIYTKVGSPVVARKMMETNALIGGEENGGIINPAMQYCRDGGMTAAKILEIVAKSGSLSELTASLPKFHTVKMKVEISGKQVPDVMADVEKKSSARRIDRTDGIKLFLDDGWVLVRPSGTEPLIRIFSEARSEKAARENAEHYRKLVEEISSA, from the coding sequence ATGACCGGCGCAAAGAAGCTTTTCGGCACAAACGGCGTGAGGGGCGTAGTCAATGATTTCCTGACACCCGGATTTGTTATGGAGATGGGCATGGCGATCGGCACCCACATGCCGGGACGCATCGCTGTTGCAACCGATACGAGAACATCGAACATAATGCTGAAAGACGCGCTGATTGCGGGCATACTTTCGACGGGCTCTCCGGTTACAGATGCCGGCATCACTCCCACTCCGGCACTCCAGTATTTTGTGAAGTCGGGCGGTTTTTCCGGAGGCGTGATCATAACGGCGTCCCACAATCCTCCACAGTTCAACGGCGTGAAGGCTGTCGCCTCCGACGGCACAGAGGCGAGCAGGGAGACTGAAAACGAGATCGAAAAGGTGTTTTACGGCCGGAACTTCAGAAAGGCCGCCTGGAATGGCGTCGGCCAATACGCCGAATACAGCTCCTGCGGCGCAGACTACATAAGCGCAATAGCCTCAAAGGTGGATTCGGGCGCCATAAGGAAGCGGAAATTCAGGGTGGTCCTCGACTGTTCAAACGGCGCGTCGTGCTACACGGCACCATATCTCATGGACATGCTCGGCGTGGAGGCAGTGACACTCAACGCCTCGCCGCTTGGAACATTTCCCGGCCATGAAAGCGAGCCGACACCGGAGAACCTGAAGGATCTTGTCAATGCGGTCAGAATCACCGGTGCGGATCTGGGCATCGCACACGACGGGGATGCCGACAGGGCGGTCTTTGTCGATGAGAAGGGTAACTACATACCGGGGGAGCTGAGCCTGGCACTGACAGCCAGGGAAATAATCAGGGAGAAGGGAGGAGGAATTGCCGTAGTGCCCGTGAGCACGCCAAGCGTCGTAGAGGAGGCCATCCGTCCGCTGAACGGCCGGACCATATACACAAAGGTTGGTTCGCCCGTCGTTGCAAGGAAAATGATGGAGACAAACGCCCTCATCGGAGGCGAGGAAAACGGCGGCATCATAAACCCCGCAATGCAGTATTGCAGAGACGGCGGCATGACTGCCGCAAAGATCCTCGAGATCGTGGCCAAATCAGGGAGCCTTTCTGAACTTACAGCCTCGCTGCCGAAGTTCCACACTGTAAAGATGAAGGTCGAAATCAGCGGAAAACAGGTGCCGGATGTCATGGCTGATGTGGAGAAGAAATCTTCTGCCAGGCGCATTGACAGAACGGACGGCATCAAACTCTTCCTGGATGACGGATGGGTGCTGGTAAGGCCGTCGGGAACGGAGCCGCTGATAAGAATATTTTCGGAAGCACGCAGTGAAAAAGCGGCAAGGGAAAACGCCGAACATTACAGGAAGCTCGTGGAAGAGATATCATCCGCATGA
- a CDS encoding acyl-CoA/acyl-ACP dehydrogenase: MDFSLSEEETLFQKNVHDFLRSKLTPIAREIDSKHSIPEELLHGMGEIGLLGATIPEKYGGPGGSMTMATIGAMEVGAADPSMAMAVYYLLVTGWSHLVSKLGTEELRQSLLPKVAAGREFLGIATTEPGGGSDLVGMKTSARREKGKLVINGEKIYISGVSEAKRTGGGHLTLMKTDPKLKHHGLTFAYVPINSSGIETTVLDNMGRMGISTGIISYRDVEIPEMNIIGEYNRGFFHAMMGFNYARTLVSAACVGAAEWALETGAEYIKKRTAFGSPLAKYEGISFEYADLAVQKEMVRNQVLKAATLLDGYDRGKDVSMRDINIAVSSCKLTAPPLALETVKKVMMWHGALSYTKDTYLEMAMRGILSYVVGAEGALNIMKLVIVRELLGPDYLPYR; encoded by the coding sequence ATGGATTTCTCATTATCAGAGGAAGAGACGCTCTTTCAGAAGAACGTACACGACTTCCTGCGATCCAAACTGACGCCGATCGCCAGGGAGATTGACAGCAAACACAGCATTCCTGAAGAACTGCTGCACGGGATGGGCGAGATTGGCCTGCTCGGAGCGACAATTCCGGAGAAGTACGGCGGCCCGGGCGGGAGCATGACCATGGCAACGATAGGTGCGATGGAAGTCGGTGCGGCGGACCCGAGCATGGCCATGGCCGTATACTACCTCCTCGTTACCGGATGGAGCCATCTCGTGTCGAAGCTTGGAACAGAGGAACTCAGGCAATCCCTTTTGCCGAAGGTGGCCGCCGGAAGAGAATTTCTCGGCATCGCGACGACTGAGCCCGGAGGAGGCTCGGACCTCGTCGGAATGAAGACCAGTGCCCGCCGGGAGAAGGGAAAACTGGTGATAAACGGGGAAAAGATCTACATAAGCGGGGTGTCTGAGGCAAAGAGGACGGGAGGCGGGCATCTGACGCTCATGAAGACAGATCCGAAGCTCAAGCATCACGGGCTGACATTCGCATACGTGCCGATCAATTCCAGCGGGATAGAAACCACTGTCCTCGACAACATGGGAAGGATGGGGATCTCCACCGGAATAATTTCCTACAGGGACGTCGAAATACCGGAAATGAACATAATAGGCGAATACAACAGGGGCTTCTTCCATGCAATGATGGGCTTCAATTATGCCAGGACGCTTGTTTCTGCAGCATGCGTGGGTGCCGCGGAATGGGCACTGGAGACTGGTGCGGAATACATCAAAAAGAGGACAGCATTCGGTTCCCCCCTTGCGAAATACGAGGGAATCTCTTTCGAGTATGCGGATCTCGCCGTGCAGAAGGAGATGGTGAGAAACCAAGTGCTCAAGGCGGCAACACTACTTGACGGCTACGACAGGGGGAAGGATGTTTCGATGAGGGACATAAACATTGCCGTGTCCTCGTGCAAACTGACGGCACCGCCGCTTGCGCTTGAGACGGTAAAGAAGGTCATGATGTGGCACGGTGCGCTGAGTTACACGAAAGACACGTACCTGGAAATGGCGATGAGGGGCATACTGTCATATGTCGTCGGTGCCGAGGGAGCGCTCAACATAATGAAACTCGTGATAGTCAGGGAACTGCTCGGTCCGGACTACCTTCCGTACAGGTAA
- a CDS encoding sodium:calcium antiporter: METLLLLVASVAAVFLSSLLFVNAIEYASHVMKWSHSFTGAIVAPLFTSIPESIIFIVAVFIRRGVSGSEIGLGLIFGEPFMISSIAYFLIFVSILISAFAAGRRLTGMPVERALRIPFLFVLLLFPLTLLPGIFHSVLLRYATGAFFLVLYVVYVNSVRKQVSFEPSGEPDRPYFKMFGKSDGLVLLQLALSAVLLYFGAELMVSAISAISAASGISALAVSILIIPLATAIPETLSAMVWAFRGKNSLAIGSVVGEKVLYATFYPGVAMFLVPWNLDIQVYVSVFATTAVSLAMFAFIRKGRMSPYALLAGLPFFAFFVFTLLTIL; the protein is encoded by the coding sequence ATGGAGACATTATTGCTTCTGGTTGCGTCCGTCGCTGCAGTTTTCCTGTCTTCCCTCCTGTTTGTCAATGCCATCGAGTATGCGAGTCATGTAATGAAGTGGTCGCACAGCTTCACGGGAGCCATTGTCGCGCCTCTGTTCACATCCATTCCGGAGTCCATCATATTCATTGTCGCCGTCTTCATCAGACGCGGCGTCTCCGGTTCGGAGATCGGCCTCGGCCTCATCTTCGGTGAGCCGTTCATGATATCGTCGATCGCATATTTTCTGATATTCGTCTCCATACTCATCTCCGCCTTCGCGGCAGGAAGAAGGTTGACTGGCATGCCGGTTGAACGGGCACTGAGGATACCGTTTTTGTTCGTCCTTCTTCTCTTCCCCCTGACGCTCCTGCCGGGTATTTTCCACTCAGTGCTCCTCAGATATGCAACGGGTGCATTTTTCCTTGTTCTGTACGTTGTCTATGTCAACTCCGTCAGAAAACAGGTCTCCTTTGAGCCGTCAGGAGAGCCGGACCGTCCCTATTTCAAAATGTTCGGCAAAAGCGACGGCCTGGTTCTGCTGCAGCTTGCCCTTTCGGCTGTTCTGCTCTACTTCGGCGCCGAACTGATGGTTTCTGCAATTTCAGCTATTTCGGCAGCAAGCGGCATTTCCGCCCTTGCCGTCTCAATACTGATCATACCGCTTGCGACAGCAATACCCGAAACGCTTTCAGCCATGGTGTGGGCCTTCCGCGGCAAGAACAGCCTCGCAATAGGCTCGGTCGTGGGTGAAAAGGTGCTGTATGCGACCTTCTACCCCGGCGTGGCAATGTTCCTCGTCCCGTGGAATCTGGATATTCAGGTGTATGTCAGTGTGTTTGCAACGACAGCCGTTTCCCTCGCCATGTTTGCATTCATAAGGAAAGGCAGGATGAGTCCGTATGCGCTGCTGGCTGGATTGCCGTTCTTTGCATTCTTCGTTTTCACCCTGTTGACAATCCTCTGA
- a CDS encoding NOP58 family protein translates to MILVTKWFGTFLVDEKRVVTQILFPRTDAEIAERLVSIQKGRILPEERRLAEKRKVQVLETRLTPLGRLTVSDTSFVVPAKYGYEHSLLLSALSILARETAKEEVGSDRHLSEAITAYEEMKEMVNSAEVRLYSWFGLHYPELYDILKGKDYLQTISLYGDRQAIQKALSLRDNSIGIELMEGEKEMLMQAASLALRIDGAAEELGNFIDVRAAEEFPNLTALLGPKLACKLVRGAGGLERLSSMPSGTIQLIGAEKALFRHLNRGRKPPKHGIIFQEPLIHSSPKQFRGRIARRLSGSIAIAARLDHFGGSFRGGEMRTEFERKVSDLLKGSKN, encoded by the coding sequence GTGATACTCGTTACAAAGTGGTTTGGCACCTTTCTTGTGGATGAAAAAAGGGTGGTAACTCAGATACTCTTCCCCAGGACGGACGCCGAAATAGCCGAACGCCTTGTCAGCATACAGAAGGGCAGAATCCTGCCAGAGGAGCGCAGGCTGGCGGAAAAGAGGAAGGTTCAGGTGCTTGAGACCAGGCTGACGCCGCTTGGCAGGCTGACTGTCTCCGACACATCATTTGTCGTGCCTGCAAAATACGGATACGAGCACAGTCTCCTCCTTTCGGCGCTTTCCATTCTCGCCAGGGAAACGGCGAAGGAGGAGGTCGGCTCCGACAGGCACCTTTCGGAGGCGATAACGGCATATGAGGAAATGAAGGAAATGGTAAATTCGGCCGAGGTCAGGCTGTATTCCTGGTTCGGGCTGCACTATCCGGAGCTGTATGACATACTGAAGGGAAAGGATTATCTGCAGACAATAAGCCTGTACGGGGACAGGCAGGCAATTCAGAAGGCCCTTTCGCTCAGGGACAACTCGATAGGAATAGAGCTGATGGAGGGAGAAAAGGAAATGCTCATGCAGGCCGCTTCCCTCGCACTCCGGATAGACGGGGCGGCGGAGGAGCTCGGAAACTTCATCGACGTCAGAGCAGCGGAGGAATTTCCGAACCTGACCGCGCTTCTGGGACCAAAGCTCGCATGCAAGCTGGTGAGGGGCGCCGGCGGGCTTGAGCGCCTCAGCTCCATGCCTTCGGGGACGATACAGCTCATAGGTGCGGAAAAGGCGCTGTTCAGGCATCTCAACAGGGGGAGGAAGCCGCCCAAGCACGGAATAATATTCCAGGAACCTCTCATACATTCATCGCCGAAGCAGTTCAGGGGCAGGATAGCGAGAAGACTTTCCGGAAGCATTGCCATCGCGGCCAGGCTTGATCACTTCGGAGGCTCCTTCAGGGGCGGTGAAATGAGAACCGAGTTCGAGCGGAAAGTATCGGATCTCCTCAAAGGATCCAAAAACTGA
- a CDS encoding 2-phosphosulfolactate phosphatase: protein MDAFRATSMISVMLHLGAERIIPVAGVDEALHLKEENPDYVLVGEDRGVMPPGFSFGNSPTQISESADGSVLRGATVVHRSSAGTQSISAALRAKREGAKYSILTSSMLDASSVGAFIHARNAGRDERLTVICSGYIDRLYALEDEIAAGALISSLLEKDSTARISEIASAAYLAFKGARGENLERLLRNTRSGAKIIEVGQEKDIGFCSRFNIYDVVPVAGDSSISNAKGQRPDA from the coding sequence GTGGACGCATTCCGTGCAACGAGCATGATTTCCGTCATGCTACATCTCGGCGCTGAGAGAATAATACCTGTCGCGGGCGTCGACGAGGCGTTACATCTCAAAGAGGAGAATCCCGATTATGTGCTTGTCGGGGAGGACAGGGGCGTCATGCCCCCCGGTTTCTCGTTCGGCAATTCTCCCACGCAGATTTCCGAAAGTGCGGACGGCTCGGTGCTCAGGGGGGCGACAGTGGTTCACAGAAGCTCCGCCGGCACGCAGTCGATATCGGCAGCGCTCAGGGCAAAGAGGGAGGGAGCAAAATACAGTATACTGACCTCATCGATGCTCGATGCCTCCTCAGTCGGTGCATTCATTCATGCCAGGAATGCAGGTAGGGATGAGCGCCTTACGGTGATATGCTCCGGGTACATAGACAGGCTTTACGCCCTGGAGGATGAAATAGCCGCCGGTGCGCTGATCTCCTCCCTGCTGGAGAAGGACAGCACGGCGCGGATCAGCGAGATTGCATCGGCCGCGTATCTCGCATTCAAAGGTGCAAGGGGGGAGAACCTGGAACGGCTGCTGCGCAACACTAGGTCGGGTGCAAAGATAATCGAGGTCGGCCAGGAGAAGGACATCGGTTTCTGCTCCAGATTCAACATATACGATGTTGTTCCGGTGGCAGGGGACAGCAGCATTTCGAACGCAAAGGGGCAGCGCCCGGATGCATGA
- a CDS encoding translation initiation factor IF-5A: protein MSWQQAEVRELKEGRYVLIDDQPCKILSITTSKPGKHGEAKARIEAVGVFDGQRRSMVHPVKHKIQVPQMDKRKAQVLSISGNEVQLMDLETFETFHLKIDEEQKAKLVIGSETFYVSSMGMRKIFEL, encoded by the coding sequence ATGTCGTGGCAGCAGGCCGAAGTCAGAGAACTCAAAGAGGGAAGATACGTTCTCATTGATGATCAACCGTGCAAGATACTCAGCATAACAACCTCCAAACCCGGGAAGCATGGTGAGGCGAAGGCAAGGATAGAGGCGGTTGGTGTTTTCGACGGCCAGAGGAGGAGCATGGTGCATCCCGTCAAGCACAAGATACAGGTGCCGCAGATGGACAAGAGGAAGGCGCAGGTTCTTTCAATTTCCGGAAATGAGGTTCAGCTCATGGACCTGGAGACATTCGAAACATTCCATCTGAAGATTGATGAAGAGCAGAAAGCGAAACTCGTAATCGGTTCAGAAACATTCTATGTTTCTTCCATGGGGATGCGGAAGATATTCGAACTATGA
- a CDS encoding alkaline phosphatase family protein yields the protein MLQNLGSILEGKTSAVPDIFGNCAGNSHVVLLIADGMGLLNIKENIGRLPFLDRLNTEGSLGAGTSVFPSTTAASMTSLYTASDPFSHGLLEWYLYLDEAEMVIETLPFSAHNPAEYDKFRSLHLDIRLLFEGTPYTTRLTAEGIECTAIMPRSIKDSAYSSAVFPSADTIGYDALEDVLPLMNKGVTGKHLTVIYYPGADTEGHVHGPLSENYLKEMRRVDSFLRAFRESDIRGTSLVMTADHGQIEMDPRSIVYLNEFDWFDDMLPAAASGKTIPPYGSPRDVIIRSRDAVKMKSMLEKELGDTATAAESFRLAGEGYFGRGKRAKALSSRMGDLWLLPNPGTGVWYRHFDDEEVKLKGMHGGLTAEEMLIPVAVL from the coding sequence ATGCTGCAGAACCTCGGCAGCATACTGGAGGGAAAGACATCGGCGGTCCCCGACATATTCGGGAACTGTGCCGGAAACAGCCATGTGGTACTGCTGATTGCGGACGGAATGGGACTGCTCAATATAAAGGAGAATATCGGAAGGCTTCCCTTTCTCGATCGTCTCAACACTGAAGGGTCTCTGGGGGCAGGCACATCTGTGTTCCCGTCCACGACCGCAGCATCCATGACAAGCCTGTACACTGCCTCTGATCCCTTTTCCCACGGGCTGCTTGAATGGTACCTGTATCTTGACGAGGCGGAAATGGTGATCGAAACACTGCCGTTTTCCGCGCACAATCCGGCTGAATACGATAAATTCAGATCGCTCCATCTGGACATCAGGCTGCTTTTCGAAGGGACACCCTACACGACCAGGCTGACAGCGGAAGGCATAGAATGCACGGCGATAATGCCCCGCTCCATCAAAGACAGCGCCTACTCTTCCGCCGTTTTTCCCTCTGCAGATACCATCGGATACGATGCACTTGAGGATGTACTGCCGTTGATGAATAAGGGCGTAACAGGGAAGCATCTCACTGTAATCTACTACCCGGGAGCTGATACCGAAGGCCATGTCCACGGCCCTCTGTCTGAAAACTACCTGAAGGAGATGAGACGCGTGGACAGCTTCCTGCGTGCCTTCCGGGAAAGCGATATCCGTGGAACTTCCCTCGTGATGACAGCCGATCACGGGCAGATTGAGATGGACCCGCGTTCGATAGTCTACCTGAATGAATTCGACTGGTTCGACGATATGCTCCCGGCTGCTGCGTCGGGAAAGACGATTCCGCCTTACGGCTCGCCTAGGGATGTAATAATAAGAAGCAGGGACGCAGTGAAAATGAAGAGCATGCTTGAAAAGGAGCTAGGCGATACTGCAACCGCAGCCGAGTCGTTCCGCCTGGCCGGGGAAGGTTACTTCGGAAGAGGTAAGAGGGCCAAAGCGCTTTCGTCAAGGATGGGCGATCTGTGGCTCCTGCCCAATCCCGGCACCGGCGTATGGTACAGGCATTTCGACGATGAGGAAGTGAAGCTGAAGGGCATGCATGGCGGCCTTACGGCGGAGGAGATGCTGATTCCTGTTGCGGTGTTATAG